The sequence AGCCGGGGAAGGGCGGCTGGATCAACCATGAAGCTATGGAAAAGGACGCCCAGGAATTACTTGATGACTATCATATGAACATTCATGCAGATGCACTCGTTAAGAATTTGACGATCGCCCAGCAGCAGATGGTGGAGATCGTAAAAGCAATCTCCTATCATTCAAAGATCCTGGTTATGGATGAACCGACCTCTTCTATTTCGGATAAAGAAGTGGAGTTCCTGTTTAAGACCATGCGGGCGCTGACAAAGAAAGGCGTAGGCATCATTTACATTTCCCACAAAATGGATGAACTGGAGCAGATCTGTGACAGGGTGACCGTATTGCGGGATGGTGCTTTTGTAGGAACGGAAGTTGTTAAGGATACGACGAGAGATAAGCTGATCGCCATGATGGTCGGCCGGGAGCTGACCAAGTACTATACCCGTGATTATCTGGAACCAGGCGAAGTAGTATTAAAATGTGAAAATATTGCAGACGGAAACATGGTAAAGGGAGCCAGCTTTGAGCTGCGCAAAGGAGAAATCATAGGATTTGCAGGACTTGTGGGGGCAGGGCGCAGTGAAGCCATAAAATGCATCTTCGGCCTTACCCCGGGTTCTACCGGAACGATTTACGTGGAAGGCAGGGAAGTGAAAATCAAATCTCCCGTTGATGCCATGAAATACGGAATCGCTCTGGTGCCGGAGGACAGGAAGCAGGAGGGAATTTACAAGGTGCAGACCGTCCGCTTTAACTCTACCATTGAAGTGCTTAAATCATTTATAAAAGGAATCTGGGTGGATTCAAAAAAGGAAGAAAAGATCACTCAGGAATATATTGATATGATGGACACCAGAACTCCGTCTCAGGAGCAGTTAATGGGAAACTTGTCCGGCGGAAACCAACAGAAGGTCATGATCGGCAGATGGCTTGCCACTTCTCCTAAGATCCTGATTCTTGACGAGCCTACCAGAGGCGTGGACGTTGGGGCAAAATCAGAGATCTACGGGATCATGAACGAGCTGGTAAAAGACGGCATGTCGATCATCATGATTTCCTCCGAGCTGCCGGAGATCTTAAATATGAGCGACCGGGTTTATGTCATGTGCGACGGCAGGGTCACAGGCTGTTTCAGCCATGAGGAGAGCGTCACTCAGGAAGAGATCATGAAGCTGGCAGCAAAGTAGGAAAGAGGGGAAAATCAAATGGCAACAAGACTTCAAAAAAACATAAAACAATACTTAAAAGACAATATCGGTATTATCGGGGCATTGCTGATCCTGTGTATTTTCTTATCCGTATTTCCAAAGACAAGCGGTGCCTTCCTGACACATAAGAATATGTTCAATGTGCTGAGGCAGATTTCATCGAACTTATTCCTGGCATGCGGCATGACTATGGTCATCATTTTGGGAGGCATCGATCTTTCCGTCGGTTCTATCATCGCTTTGTCCGGCTGTGTAGCTGCCGGCTGTGTGGCCCGCTATAACCTTCCCATATTTGCTGCTGTCATCATTGGCATCCTCATCGGCATGGCAGTGGGCATGATGAATGGTGTGGTCATTTCCAAAACCACGATTCCGCCTTTTATAGTGACCCTTGCTACCATGAACGTGGCAAAGGGTCTGGCATATGTCTATACCGGCGGTTCACCTGTGCGGGTGGTTACAAAGGAATGGCAGTTTCTCGGCGCCGGTTACATCGGAGGAGTTCCAACGCCAGTCATACTTCTGGTATTTGTCCTGATCATAACTGCGGTTATTATGAACAAGACTAAGTTGGGGCGCCATATCTACGCAGTGGGCGGCAACGCCCAGGCGGCGAAATTTTCCGGCATCAGCACAGCCAGGGTAAAGCTTCTGGTTCATACATATTCCGGTATTATGGCGGGTCTTGCCGGCGTGGTATTGGCCTCCCGCATGTACTCCGGGCAGCCTACAGCAGGTGACGGAGCGGAAATGGATGCCATTGCAGCAGTAGTGGTAGGAGGTACTTCCATGGCAGGCGGTTCCGGAAAGATCGGCGGAACCATTATCGGCGGCCTTATTATCGGTGTTCTAAACAACGGGCTGAATCTGATGAATGTCAATTCCTTCTGGCAATATGTAGTAAAAGGAATCGTCATACTCCTGGCTGTATTCATCGACTATTTAAGAAATAAAAAGAAGGATTAAAACCCACATCCTTACAAGAAGCGTTTCCTTAACGGAGAGACGCTTTTTGTGATATCCACGAAAGCAAAGAGCAGTGCGAAATAGGACAGGGAAAGATTTTCGTTTTGCCTGCACATAAGAAAATCTTTCCCTGTCCTATTTCATAGGGCGAATGCCCGTGAGCGAACGAATCCTCAGGATTCGTTCGCTGCACTGCGGATGTATGATATAATGAAAAAAACCGCATTTGAGGAGTGAAATACATGAAGATGAGGACATGGCGATTCATTCTGGTCATAGCAATATTGGCCCTTTTGCCCGGATGCAGAAGAAATGAGTTAGACCCCAGACAACACGAGGCCCTCCTTTTTGGGGCGACCTATATGACAAGGAACAACCCTTATTTTGACGTCTTGAACCAGGGAATCGAAGAAGTGGTTGTAGCCAACGGGGATATTCTTCTCACCAGGGACCCCCTACAGGACCAGGAGAAACAGAATGAGCAGATTTTGGAATTGATTCATGAGGGAATCTGCATGCTGTTTATAAATCCTGTGGACTGGGAGGCTGTTACCCCTGCCCTTGATGCCTGCAAAGAGGCAGGAGTTGCCGTCATCAATGTGGATACCGCGGTAAAGGACCGGGATTCTGTCATATCCATCATAGAAACGGATAATTATCAAGCAGGGCAGATTTGCGCCCTGGATATGATGAAGAGGAAGAAATCCGCCAATATAATAATCCTGGACAATCCCATACAAATGTCCATCACCTACCGTTCCCAGGGATTTACCGATGCAATTGCAGGCAATGACAATTACCGGGTGGTATACCGTCATGCAGCTGCCGGTGAAATTGAGGTGTCTTCCAAAGTGATGGAGGAAATTTTGCGTAAAAACATTGACTTTGATGTCATCCTGGGCGGCAACGATCCAACGGCTCTGGGAGCTCTCGCGGCTTTGCAGCAGGCAAGGCGGGAGGAAGGAATCCTGATCTACGGGATCGACGGTTCCCCTGATTTTAAATCGATCCTGGATATGGGCTATGTAACCGGAACCAGCGCCCAAAGCCCTAAGTCTATCGGCAGGGTGGCGGCGGAAACGGCTTACGGGTATCTGGCAGGTGAACCGGTGGAAAAATACATAAGCCTGCCCAGCACATTGATTACAAAGGACAATCTTGATAATTACGAAATTGACGGTTGGCAGTAGGTAGAAGAGATGGAAGCAGAAAAAATTAACAGCCGGATCGGCCTCCTTCAGGTGGGGATTCTGGCCTTAAACATGATCTCGGTCATGGGGATCAGCATATTTATTTACCGGACTATTGAAAAAATCCGCAGGGCGTACGCTGCAAGGGAATTCTTAAACGGGATCCAGGCGATCGTATGGTATCCTTATGCAAAAATCTGGCTCTGTGCCCTTCTTTTAGGACTGCTGACCTTAAGC is a genomic window of Lacrimispora sphenoides containing:
- a CDS encoding sugar ABC transporter substrate-binding protein, with translation MKMRTWRFILVIAILALLPGCRRNELDPRQHEALLFGATYMTRNNPYFDVLNQGIEEVVVANGDILLTRDPLQDQEKQNEQILELIHEGICMLFINPVDWEAVTPALDACKEAGVAVINVDTAVKDRDSVISIIETDNYQAGQICALDMMKRKKSANIIILDNPIQMSITYRSQGFTDAIAGNDNYRVVYRHAAAGEIEVSSKVMEEILRKNIDFDVILGGNDPTALGALAALQQARREEGILIYGIDGSPDFKSILDMGYVTGTSAQSPKSIGRVAAETAYGYLAGEPVEKYISLPSTLITKDNLDNYEIDGWQ
- a CDS encoding sugar ABC transporter ATP-binding protein: MSEKILLQMKNIHKSFPGVKALLGVDLELRTGEVHALLGENGAGKSTLIKVLGGIYIAEEGEIFIDGQMVIIDGVNTSHANGISIIHQELVLVPHMTVAENIFLGREPGKGGWINHEAMEKDAQELLDDYHMNIHADALVKNLTIAQQQMVEIVKAISYHSKILVMDEPTSSISDKEVEFLFKTMRALTKKGVGIIYISHKMDELEQICDRVTVLRDGAFVGTEVVKDTTRDKLIAMMVGRELTKYYTRDYLEPGEVVLKCENIADGNMVKGASFELRKGEIIGFAGLVGAGRSEAIKCIFGLTPGSTGTIYVEGREVKIKSPVDAMKYGIALVPEDRKQEGIYKVQTVRFNSTIEVLKSFIKGIWVDSKKEEKITQEYIDMMDTRTPSQEQLMGNLSGGNQQKVMIGRWLATSPKILILDEPTRGVDVGAKSEIYGIMNELVKDGMSIIMISSELPEILNMSDRVYVMCDGRVTGCFSHEESVTQEEIMKLAAK
- a CDS encoding ABC transporter permease, with the protein product MATRLQKNIKQYLKDNIGIIGALLILCIFLSVFPKTSGAFLTHKNMFNVLRQISSNLFLACGMTMVIILGGIDLSVGSIIALSGCVAAGCVARYNLPIFAAVIIGILIGMAVGMMNGVVISKTTIPPFIVTLATMNVAKGLAYVYTGGSPVRVVTKEWQFLGAGYIGGVPTPVILLVFVLIITAVIMNKTKLGRHIYAVGGNAQAAKFSGISTARVKLLVHTYSGIMAGLAGVVLASRMYSGQPTAGDGAEMDAIAAVVVGGTSMAGGSGKIGGTIIGGLIIGVLNNGLNLMNVNSFWQYVVKGIVILLAVFIDYLRNKKKD